From the genome of Scytonema hofmannii PCC 7110, one region includes:
- a CDS encoding RAMP superfamily CRISPR-associated protein: MYHKAYGIIETLAPLHIGASAGEETGNLNLIFRDQFTQTGIIPGSSIRGRFRADMRSQEKDNNTEKKKEKERKWYGHEAVTDRTVTSGEDSGTTEALVKFEYASLVWLPVFCPGQPIVWVTCPWLLKRYQQITGKPTVTDDRGETKLAPLPKAGNAKLRSDRKFLFFNLGFLDDLTPTPSLSEWVPDGHELSHLVVVDDSEIGIIHDMALYRQTRTKLEDDVKKVENFFGVEALPEGSILIFPIALKETGWKPFGDRTSQELYFGGLESIGFGRCYVTLTFRE; this comes from the coding sequence ATGTACCACAAGGCTTATGGCATTATTGAAACCCTAGCACCTTTGCATATCGGAGCAAGTGCGGGAGAAGAAACAGGTAACTTAAACTTGATTTTCCGCGACCAGTTTACTCAGACGGGAATCATCCCAGGGAGTTCGATTCGAGGTAGGTTTCGCGCCGATATGCGATCGCAGGAAAAGGATAACAATACAGAAAAGAAAAAGGAGAAGGAAAGAAAATGGTACGGACATGAAGCAGTTACAGATAGAACTGTTACAAGTGGAGAAGATAGTGGAACAACCGAGGCTTTAGTTAAATTTGAATATGCTTCTTTAGTATGGCTTCCTGTATTCTGTCCCGGTCAACCCATTGTTTGGGTGACTTGTCCTTGGTTGCTCAAGCGCTATCAACAAATTACCGGAAAACCAACTGTTACAGATGACCGAGGCGAAACAAAACTTGCACCACTACCCAAAGCGGGAAATGCAAAACTCAGAAGCGATCGCAAATTTCTTTTCTTCAATTTAGGCTTTTTGGATGACTTAACCCCAACTCCCAGTTTATCGGAATGGGTTCCCGATGGGCATGAACTCAGTCATTTAGTTGTGGTAGATGACAGCGAAATCGGTATTATCCATGACATGGCACTATACCGTCAAACTCGTACTAAGTTAGAGGATGATGTCAAGAAAGTTGAAAACTTCTTTGGGGTTGAAGCTTTACCTGAAGGAAGTATTTTGATATTTCCTATTGCTCTTAAGGAAACAGGTTGGAAACCATTTGGCGATCGAACATCTCAAGAACTTTACTTTGGTGGTTTGGAATCAATAGGGTTTGGTCGTTGTTACGTTACACTAACATTCAGGGAGTAA
- a CDS encoding type III-B CRISPR module-associated Cmr3 family protein, giving the protein MLPIETSENTSAKSPVSPRPPFEYVIIIEPLGLLYGSAGKFLSPENLVGRSGSYFPPSAATLSGLFAATYNDTDIQDLLLAGPFWGQADELTPQTQNFYVPTPRNYLIKDGEIKHILTWKNNLWRDEKDQAPNDKYESNTWLAIAQWDNPNEVKKAPWKFLPHLHPRLELNERRVIMKKDSQEAPEGSLFLENSVQMEPGTCLVYLSNTKLKPGWYRFGGEGHMVDVRCEKISPFLAEILNAEVGKSFALITPAVWGSNRLSYREPMFLQKGDSKKYPQENPESNAQKVWTVEALLTERPIPFRYRLGNHHERQPQSEQHQKLPKLLSRGRYAIPAGTVYVVEELEGLTDKSWQYWDEKWFPKEGPSFKRWGCGLALPLPNACSV; this is encoded by the coding sequence ATGTTACCAATAGAAACCTCGGAAAACACCTCTGCAAAATCACCAGTTTCTCCTCGCCCTCCATTTGAATATGTTATCATCATTGAACCTCTGGGTTTACTTTACGGAAGTGCGGGAAAATTTTTGTCACCAGAAAATTTAGTAGGACGCTCCGGTAGTTATTTTCCTCCCAGTGCAGCGACTTTGTCGGGTTTATTTGCAGCTACTTACAATGATACAGACATCCAGGATTTATTGCTAGCTGGACCATTTTGGGGACAAGCAGATGAGTTAACGCCGCAAACACAAAACTTTTATGTACCCACTCCACGTAATTATTTGATTAAAGATGGCGAAATTAAGCACATACTCACCTGGAAAAATAATCTATGGCGTGATGAAAAAGACCAAGCTCCCAATGATAAATATGAAAGTAATACTTGGCTAGCGATCGCTCAATGGGATAACCCGAACGAAGTCAAAAAAGCACCTTGGAAGTTTTTACCCCATTTACACCCTCGCCTAGAACTCAATGAACGACGTGTCATTATGAAGAAAGATAGTCAAGAAGCACCGGAGGGTAGCTTATTTCTCGAAAACTCCGTCCAGATGGAACCCGGTACTTGCTTGGTTTATCTTTCCAACACGAAACTGAAGCCTGGTTGGTATCGCTTCGGTGGTGAGGGACACATGGTGGATGTGCGTTGTGAAAAGATTTCACCATTTCTTGCAGAGATATTGAATGCCGAAGTTGGAAAGAGTTTTGCCCTAATTACACCTGCAGTTTGGGGTTCCAATCGTCTGTCATACCGAGAACCCATGTTTCTGCAAAAAGGCGATTCTAAAAAATACCCACAAGAAAACCCAGAAAGCAACGCGCAAAAAGTTTGGACAGTAGAAGCTTTATTAACAGAACGTCCCATACCCTTTCGTTACCGCTTGGGAAATCATCACGAGCGCCAACCTCAAAGCGAACAACACCAAAAACTGCCAAAACTCCTCTCTCGCGGACGTTATGCAATTCCTGCGGGTACCGTTTACGTTGTGGAAGAACTTGAAGGACTGACAGATAAATCTTGGCAATATTGGGATGAGAAATGGTTCCCAAAAGAGGGTCCCTCCTTCAAACGTTGGGGATGCGGGTTAGCGCTCCCTTTACCAAATGCTTGTTCGGTGTGA
- a CDS encoding type III-B CRISPR-associated protein Cas10/Cmr2 yields the protein MTSKIYTVITFSPVQGFIEKSRKLRDLYGSSFLLSYLSWVICATAKSNGYKVVSPALIDVAQGTPNQIIVEGDFQKEDAKAALNTAWQCVTESCREWIEQKIPGEYQSWRRIWGLWTKHSWEFFWVQGKPGESISDVRQSLNDKKYWRGWTGINWQGESSTLSGADAIAYPGLGKICDPRAYNYQQEKTEIRNFYEQLQKQLGEAFIDTSEELSVPELIKRMITHEVIAEKLIQRLEPSLKDNGVNIEELKTQIRKLSQELSPKSFKDLSRQNDKNGTDNQTPQKKYWTGWFQGDGDKAGDYLRQYPDKTHEFSQKMREWGKNFQQKSPLFCRVIYAGGDDFLGVFHDAKEGRELKPNYCINQFSKFKTEIWDQPEKKPISASVGFIWAAPGVPQRDVLQHCRLAEKSAKSNGRDRIAFRVLFNNGNHLEWICPWWLLEQDLLTSYQDRDKGKNWTHIYNDVAVLESRHAFNDESRHIAFGLLEIYFRNQSETIKQEKNWWNHNDEEGRLVGGILGDRQNYYKKNTQEIDETKLNKSLNDWIINLAKVGFHLCYQ from the coding sequence ATGACTAGCAAAATTTACACAGTCATAACTTTTTCTCCTGTGCAGGGATTTATCGAGAAATCGCGGAAATTGCGAGATTTGTATGGGAGTTCGTTTCTGCTTTCTTATTTATCTTGGGTTATTTGTGCAACAGCTAAGAGCAATGGTTATAAAGTTGTTTCTCCAGCTCTTATCGATGTAGCCCAGGGAACACCCAATCAAATTATTGTAGAAGGAGACTTTCAAAAAGAAGATGCCAAAGCAGCCTTGAATACAGCTTGGCAATGTGTAACAGAAAGCTGTCGAGAATGGATTGAACAAAAGATTCCAGGAGAGTATCAATCCTGGCGAAGAATTTGGGGACTCTGGACAAAACATTCATGGGAATTTTTTTGGGTTCAAGGAAAACCTGGTGAAAGTATCAGCGATGTTCGCCAAAGCTTAAATGATAAAAAATATTGGCGCGGTTGGACTGGGATAAATTGGCAAGGTGAAAGTTCCACCCTCTCTGGTGCAGATGCGATCGCCTACCCCGGACTCGGCAAAATTTGCGATCCTCGTGCATACAATTACCAACAAGAAAAAACAGAAATCAGGAATTTTTACGAACAACTCCAAAAGCAACTAGGAGAAGCATTTATTGACACCAGTGAAGAACTGAGCGTCCCCGAATTAATCAAGCGAATGATTACCCATGAAGTCATTGCAGAAAAATTGATTCAACGACTTGAGCCATCTTTAAAGGATAATGGTGTAAATATTGAAGAACTGAAGACGCAAATCAGAAAACTATCTCAAGAGCTTAGCCCTAAGTCTTTCAAAGACTTAAGCCGACAAAATGATAAAAACGGAACTGACAACCAAACACCACAAAAGAAATATTGGACTGGTTGGTTTCAGGGAGATGGCGATAAAGCAGGTGATTACCTAAGACAATATCCCGATAAAACACATGAATTTAGTCAGAAGATGCGAGAATGGGGGAAAAACTTTCAACAAAAATCACCTCTGTTTTGTCGGGTCATTTATGCAGGAGGAGATGATTTCTTAGGTGTTTTTCATGATGCCAAAGAAGGACGAGAATTAAAACCCAACTACTGTATTAATCAGTTCTCGAAATTCAAAACAGAGATTTGGGATCAGCCAGAGAAAAAGCCTATTTCCGCAAGTGTCGGTTTTATCTGGGCGGCTCCTGGTGTTCCTCAACGGGATGTCCTCCAACACTGTCGCTTAGCAGAGAAATCAGCAAAAAGCAATGGCAGAGATAGAATAGCATTCCGCGTTTTGTTTAACAACGGCAATCACTTAGAATGGATATGTCCTTGGTGGCTGTTGGAACAGGATTTACTTACGAGTTACCAAGATCGCGACAAAGGAAAAAATTGGACGCATATATATAATGATGTCGCTGTTTTAGAATCGCGTCATGCTTTTAACGACGAAAGTAGACATATTGCTTTTGGCTTGTTAGAGATATATTTTCGCAACCAGTCGGAGACGATAAAACAAGAAAAAAACTGGTGGAACCATAATGATGAAGAAGGAAGACTCGTCGGAGGAATTTTAGGCGATCGCCAGAATTACTACAAAAAGAACACTCAAGAAATAGATGAGACTAAACTCAACAAATCGCTCAACGACTGGATTATCAATCTTGCCAAAGTGGGATTTCACCTATGTTACCAATAG
- a CDS encoding papain fold toxin domain-containing protein: MNGKHYGVEVRGKVFDHLSTTGMIKDDLVNDFHCQSEQFDIKYLEFL, translated from the coding sequence ATTAATGGGAAACACTACGGCGTGGAAGTGCGAGGTAAAGTCTTTGATCATCTCTCAACAACAGGAATGATAAAAGATGATTTGGTAAATGATTTCCACTGTCAAAGCGAACAATTTGATATTAAATATTTAGAATTTTTGTAG
- a CDS encoding HEAT repeat domain-containing protein produces the protein MPSLTDRPDDPAVAKLYEAIGDLVVFAVNSNKEFLRWGVVEIVLMSEELSAIVQKLKNSDPEIRENALDKIGTLKPSNALDIIQHFLSDADPEVRGTAACNLGEIRDRRAVPYLINVARVDSTEEVRADALLALAEYRSSEILNCLVDEVYREKRSRRPRQEVARQLKHYDTESSVDALIILLQDEDVYVRIPTVDSLKELNRPRLREVWEKAMDDESYYVTEIAREALAHLDSFVSTKPI, from the coding sequence GTGCCTAGTCTGACAGATCGTCCAGACGACCCAGCCGTTGCAAAACTGTACGAAGCAATTGGTGACCTTGTTGTCTTTGCGGTTAATTCAAATAAGGAATTTTTGAGATGGGGAGTAGTTGAAATTGTCCTTATGTCAGAAGAGTTGTCAGCTATTGTGCAAAAGCTAAAAAACTCAGATCCAGAGATACGCGAGAATGCGTTGGACAAAATAGGTACACTTAAGCCAAGTAATGCCCTAGATATTATCCAACATTTTTTATCAGATGCAGACCCTGAAGTACGTGGTACTGCGGCTTGTAACTTAGGAGAAATTCGCGATCGCCGTGCTGTACCATACCTCATTAATGTAGCAAGAGTTGATTCCACCGAAGAAGTTCGTGCAGACGCTTTATTAGCGCTGGCTGAGTATCGAAGTTCTGAAATACTTAATTGTTTAGTCGATGAAGTGTACCGCGAAAAACGTTCGAGACGACCCAGACAAGAAGTTGCAAGGCAACTGAAGCACTACGATACTGAGTCATCTGTGGATGCATTAATAATATTACTTCAAGATGAGGACGTTTACGTGAGAATTCCTACAGTAGATTCGCTCAAAGAACTAAATCGTCCTAGATTGCGTGAGGTTTGGGAAAAGGCAATGGATGATGAAAGTTATTATGTGACGGAGATAGCTAGGGAAGCACTTGCTCATTTAGATTCGTTCGTTTCAACAAAGCCTATATAA